A region from the Podarcis raffonei isolate rPodRaf1 chromosome 11, rPodRaf1.pri, whole genome shotgun sequence genome encodes:
- the NUDT2 gene encoding bis(5'-nucleosyl)-tetraphosphatase [asymmetrical] — MSLRACGLIIFRKLRETLPASAAGNNIEYLLLQTSYGSHHWTPPKGHVDPGEDDLQTALRETQEEAGLDSTQFTIIDGFKKELNYSVNGKAKTVIYWLAEMKDNNTEVKLSSEHQAFCWLTLNEACRLAEFKDMQGAFREAHNFLCSKG; from the exons ATGTCATTGAGAGCATGTGGCTTGATTATCTTCAGGAAACTGCGTGAGACAttgcctgcttctgctgctgggaaCAACATTGAGTACCTTCTCCTGCAGACATCCTATGGGTCTCATCACTGGACCCCTCCGAAAG GCCATGTTGATCCTGGGGAAGATGACTTGCAGACCGCCCTCCGGGAGACGCAGGAAGAGGCTGGACTGGACTCCACTCAGTTCACCATCATTGACGGGTTTAAAAAGGAGCTGAACTACAGTGTCAACGGCAAAGCCAAAACCGTCATCTACTGGCTGGCTGAAATGAAGGACAACAACACAGAGGTCAAGCTCTCATCGGAGCACCAGGCCTTTTGCTGGCTGACCCTCAATGAGGCTTGCAGGCttgcagagttcaaggacatgcaAGGCGCCTTTAGGGAAGCACACAACTTTCTCTGCTCCAAGGGCTGA